A window of the Nibribacter ruber genome harbors these coding sequences:
- the mfd gene encoding transcription-repair coupling factor, which produces MKATQLLELYRQDPVVQTVAERLSSAEPLHVQLKGLVGSLDAVVASALQTMQARTHLFVLHDREEAAYFYSDLSSLLEDNQEVLLFPSSYKRAYQFDNTENANILLRAEVLNRLNDRGTAGALIVTYPEALTEKVINKKSLVANTLGAKVGEKLDVNFLTEILNSYDFERTDFVYEAGQFAVRGGIIDVYSYANELPYRLELFGDEIESIRTFDPNTQLSVEQKKQISIIPNVQTKLLQETRESFLDFIPEDSKIWVKDYRQTVEVVNESFEKAEQAFQEMLEHSAGVQIVSKPADLFESGKAFKKGLEKFTLVEFGKRFNFKNAEVIQFQAHPQPSFNKDFQRLAANLHENQSNGYVNVIASESPRQADRLLTIFDELDHDVRFHHLMIALREGFVDDQVKLVAYTDHQLFERYYKHKTKEGYSKSKALTLKELRTLKPGDYVTHMDYGIGRFAGLEKVEVGGRLQEAIRLVYRDDDLLYVSIHSLHKISKYTGKEGTPPSMSKLGSPEWENKKKKVKSKVKDIAAELIRLYAKRKAAPGYAFSRDGFLQAELESSFIYEDTPDQGKATEDVKNDMEQPHPMDRLVCGDVGFGKTEIAIRAAFKAACDGKQVAVLVPTTILAMQHYKTFRDRLEAFPVNVEYINRFKTTKQIKETLARVAEGKTEILIGTHRLASKDVKFKNLGLLIIDEEQKFGVKTKDRLKEIKVNVDTLTLTATPIPRTLHFSLMGARDLSVIATPPPNRQPVQTELHVFEDTLIRDAVAAELKRKGQVFFVHNRIADIEEMANLILKLVPDAKVTYAHGQMDPEELEKRMMRFVEGEYDVLVSTNIIESGLDIPNANTIIINRAHMFGLSDLHQMRGRVGRSNKKAYCYLLTPPVSGLPSDARKRLSTLEEFSDLGEGFKIAMRDLDIRGAGNMLGGEQSGFITDLGFEAYHQILDEAVQELKETEFKELFFKDVDLDKLVEPVRECSIETDLEILIPDYYISNISERLQMYSKLDSVKDLESLNKLVEGMVDRFGPMPTQVEQLVTIVKMRWEACHLGFEKLTLKKETLKGYIPSQNNDPFFQSETFSRILQYVQQHARRSRLKEAKDKLIVIVENVSTLESAQAIFEELQA; this is translated from the coding sequence TTGAAAGCAACACAACTTTTAGAGTTATACCGCCAGGACCCCGTAGTGCAGACCGTGGCAGAACGCCTGTCTAGTGCAGAACCGTTGCATGTGCAGCTCAAGGGCTTGGTGGGCAGTCTGGATGCCGTGGTGGCGTCTGCGTTGCAAACCATGCAGGCCCGTACGCACCTCTTCGTGCTGCATGACCGCGAAGAAGCCGCCTATTTTTACAGTGATCTTTCCAGCCTGCTGGAAGACAACCAGGAAGTCCTGCTCTTCCCTAGTTCTTACAAGCGCGCCTACCAGTTTGACAACACAGAGAACGCCAACATTCTTTTACGGGCCGAAGTCCTCAACCGCCTCAATGACCGTGGCACCGCCGGCGCTCTGATTGTGACCTACCCCGAAGCCCTGACGGAGAAAGTCATCAACAAAAAATCTTTGGTGGCCAACACGCTGGGGGCCAAGGTGGGCGAAAAGCTGGATGTCAATTTCCTCACGGAGATTCTCAACAGCTATGACTTTGAGCGCACGGATTTTGTGTATGAAGCCGGCCAGTTTGCCGTGCGAGGCGGCATCATAGACGTCTATTCCTATGCCAATGAGCTGCCGTATAGATTGGAGTTGTTTGGCGATGAGATTGAATCCATCCGGACTTTTGACCCCAACACACAGCTGAGCGTAGAGCAGAAGAAGCAGATTAGCATCATCCCCAACGTGCAAACCAAGCTGCTGCAAGAAACCCGCGAATCGTTCCTGGACTTTATTCCAGAGGACAGCAAAATTTGGGTGAAGGACTACCGCCAGACCGTTGAGGTAGTGAACGAGTCCTTTGAGAAAGCCGAGCAGGCTTTCCAAGAGATGCTGGAGCACAGCGCGGGCGTACAGATTGTCTCTAAACCCGCCGACTTGTTTGAGAGCGGCAAGGCGTTCAAGAAAGGTCTGGAGAAATTCACCTTGGTAGAGTTTGGCAAGCGCTTCAATTTTAAGAACGCCGAGGTCATCCAGTTTCAAGCGCATCCGCAGCCGTCGTTTAACAAAGACTTCCAACGGTTGGCCGCCAACCTGCATGAAAACCAGAGCAACGGCTATGTGAACGTAATCGCCTCTGAGTCGCCGCGTCAGGCAGACCGGTTGCTCACCATCTTTGATGAGCTGGACCATGACGTACGGTTCCACCACCTCATGATTGCCCTCCGTGAAGGATTTGTAGACGACCAGGTAAAGCTTGTCGCCTACACAGATCACCAACTCTTTGAACGCTACTACAAGCATAAAACCAAGGAAGGCTATTCCAAATCCAAAGCCCTTACCCTCAAAGAACTCCGCACCCTCAAACCCGGCGACTATGTCACGCACATGGACTACGGCATAGGGCGTTTTGCGGGACTGGAGAAAGTAGAAGTGGGCGGCCGTTTGCAGGAAGCCATTAGATTAGTCTATAGAGATGATGATTTGCTGTATGTGAGTATTCACTCCTTGCACAAAATATCCAAATACACCGGCAAGGAAGGCACGCCGCCCAGCATGAGCAAGCTGGGCTCCCCTGAATGGGAGAACAAGAAAAAGAAAGTCAAGAGCAAGGTCAAAGACATTGCCGCCGAGCTCATCAGGTTATACGCCAAACGCAAGGCTGCGCCGGGTTACGCGTTCTCCAGAGACGGGTTCTTGCAGGCAGAACTGGAGTCTTCGTTCATTTATGAAGACACGCCAGACCAGGGCAAAGCCACCGAGGACGTCAAAAACGACATGGAACAACCGCACCCCATGGACAGACTGGTCTGCGGAGATGTGGGCTTCGGGAAAACGGAGATTGCCATACGCGCCGCCTTCAAAGCCGCCTGTGACGGCAAGCAGGTGGCCGTGTTGGTGCCTACCACCATTCTGGCCATGCAACATTACAAGACATTCCGGGACCGTCTGGAGGCGTTCCCTGTGAACGTAGAGTACATTAACCGCTTTAAGACCACCAAGCAGATCAAGGAAACCCTGGCCCGCGTGGCCGAGGGCAAAACCGAGATCCTGATTGGTACGCACAGACTAGCCAGCAAAGACGTCAAATTCAAGAACCTGGGCCTGTTGATCATTGATGAGGAACAGAAGTTTGGAGTGAAGACCAAAGACCGCCTCAAAGAGATAAAGGTGAATGTAGACACGCTCACGCTCACCGCCACGCCAATCCCAAGAACGCTGCACTTCTCTTTGATGGGCGCCCGTGACCTAAGTGTAATTGCCACGCCGCCACCTAACCGCCAGCCGGTTCAGACAGAATTGCATGTCTTTGAAGACACACTTATTAGAGATGCCGTTGCGGCAGAATTAAAACGCAAGGGACAAGTCTTCTTCGTGCACAACCGCATTGCAGACATTGAAGAGATGGCCAACCTCATTCTTAAGTTAGTGCCAGACGCCAAGGTGACCTACGCACACGGCCAGATGGACCCAGAGGAGCTAGAGAAACGCATGATGCGCTTCGTGGAGGGTGAGTATGACGTGCTGGTCTCTACCAACATCATTGAAAGCGGGCTGGACATCCCCAACGCCAACACCATCATCATCAACCGCGCGCACATGTTTGGTTTGAGCGACTTGCACCAGATGCGCGGGCGCGTGGGCCGTTCCAACAAGAAAGCGTATTGCTATTTATTAACGCCACCTGTGTCTGGCTTGCCGTCAGACGCGCGGAAGCGTTTGAGTACCTTAGAAGAGTTCTCAGACCTAGGCGAAGGCTTCAAAATTGCCATGCGCGATCTTGACATACGCGGGGCGGGGAACATGCTGGGCGGCGAGCAGAGCGGGTTCATCACAGACCTTGGGTTTGAGGCCTACCATCAGATTCTGGACGAGGCCGTGCAGGAACTGAAAGAGACCGAGTTTAAGGAGTTGTTCTTTAAGGACGTGGACCTGGACAAGCTGGTGGAACCGGTGCGCGAGTGCTCCATTGAAACAGATTTGGAGATTCTCATCCCAGATTACTACATCAGCAACATTTCTGAGCGCCTGCAGATGTACAGCAAGCTGGACAGCGTCAAGGATCTGGAGAGCCTGAATAAACTGGTAGAGGGAATGGTAGACCGCTTCGGGCCTATGCCAACGCAGGTGGAGCAGCTGGTGACCATTGTAAAAATGCGTTGGGAGGCTTGTCATCTTGGTTTTGAGAAGCTTACGCTCAAGAAAGAAACGCTCAAGGGCTACATCCCCAGCCAAAACAATGATCCTTTCTTCCAGTCTGAAACCTTTAGCCGCATTTTACAGTACGTGCAGCAACACGCGCGCCGTTCCAGACTCAAAGAAGCCAAAGACAAGCTGATTGTGATTGTAGAGAATGTCTCTACCTTAGAGTCAGCGCAGGCTATTTTTGAGGAACTGCAAGCGTAG
- a CDS encoding PAS domain-containing protein encodes MDFFDFFINVPENIVIVSPEFKILAATDTYLKTTMKTREDILGKTFLKEVYQNPDVSFEENPVILSIERAIATKKIDYLDVLRYDLEKSEEDGGGYETRYWEASHTPVLDEHQNVRYVIQNTHDVTEREQARKAMKVSEGKFKFLTDAVPQLIHTNDPDGSCNYVNQRWLEYTGLTYDQLMGMQWLDTIHPEDLPSLNQRRQQAIAAQEEYQMEARIRSKDGQYRWHLLKSIPMREETGEVVMRVGSVMDIHNTKIMVQEMLEANEQLSTLSDQLQLAYQQAEDQRVTMEHLIMQAPALFATLKGPEHVFTLVNFHYQNLFPKRELKGKTIKEALPEVIEQGFVQLLDNVFETGIPFVAEEIGVALDRDNNGQLVDAFFNIIYQPLYETGKVAGIIVFGYEVTDKVSLRKELETYKARP; translated from the coding sequence ATGGATTTCTTCGATTTTTTTATCAACGTTCCAGAAAACATAGTCATTGTCTCCCCTGAGTTTAAGATTCTGGCCGCTACAGACACGTATCTGAAAACCACCATGAAAACCCGGGAAGACATTCTAGGGAAAACATTCTTAAAGGAAGTCTACCAAAACCCAGACGTTTCTTTTGAGGAAAACCCGGTGATCCTGTCCATTGAGCGGGCAATTGCCACCAAGAAGATAGACTACCTGGACGTGCTGCGCTATGACCTGGAAAAGTCTGAGGAAGACGGCGGCGGCTATGAAACCCGGTACTGGGAAGCCTCGCACACGCCCGTGCTGGATGAGCACCAGAACGTTCGGTACGTGATCCAGAACACGCATGACGTGACAGAGCGCGAGCAAGCCAGAAAAGCCATGAAAGTGAGCGAAGGCAAGTTCAAGTTTCTGACAGACGCGGTGCCGCAACTCATTCATACCAATGACCCAGATGGTTCCTGCAACTATGTGAACCAGCGGTGGCTGGAGTATACCGGCTTGACGTATGACCAGCTCATGGGCATGCAATGGCTAGACACCATCCATCCAGAAGACCTGCCCTCGTTAAACCAACGCCGCCAGCAAGCCATTGCCGCCCAAGAGGAATACCAGATGGAGGCCAGGATTAGGAGCAAGGACGGCCAATACCGGTGGCACCTGCTCAAGAGCATTCCCATGCGGGAGGAAACCGGCGAGGTGGTCATGCGCGTGGGCAGCGTCATGGACATTCATAACACCAAGATCATGGTGCAGGAAATGCTGGAGGCCAATGAGCAACTGTCTACCCTCTCTGACCAGCTTCAGCTAGCCTACCAGCAAGCCGAAGACCAACGCGTTACCATGGAGCACCTCATCATGCAGGCGCCAGCGTTGTTTGCCACGCTCAAAGGCCCTGAGCACGTCTTCACCCTGGTCAACTTCCATTACCAAAACCTCTTTCCTAAACGAGAATTAAAAGGCAAGACCATTAAAGAAGCGCTGCCAGAGGTGATAGAGCAAGGCTTTGTCCAGCTCCTGGACAACGTCTTTGAGACCGGCATCCCGTTCGTGGCCGAAGAGATTGGAGTGGCCCTGGACCGGGACAACAACGGACAACTGGTAGATGCCTTCTTCAACATCATTTACCAGCCCCTGTATGAAACCGGAAAAGTAGCGGGTATTATTGTGTTTGGCTACGAGGTAACCGACAAGGTGAGCCTGAGAAAAGAACTGGAAACGTATAAGGCTCGTCCCTAA
- a CDS encoding T9SS type B sorting domain-containing protein gives MAKFNANGKSLAGATFLGTSVYDQTYFLQLDQAENVYVLGQTMGEYPTTAGTFKTTAGRQFIHKLNNALNATIFSTVFGAGRPTIDISPTAFLVDDCERIYVAGWGGGSNIGYGNGNTIGLPTTARAVQTTTDGMDFYLAQFSNDAKKLLYGTFYGGDQTLTRGSGEHVDGGTSRFDKRGFVYQSVCGGCGGKSNFPIPPGANTYSPTNLSFNCNNASFKFNFVEELEASAGQDTVLCSNSPAMLLTGSPLGGVWSGAGVSSVNGIYIFRPTEALIGKVNLTYTITGTGTCSVSDAKVVTVQNPTPHTISMPATKFCSNNPVAIAMTGSPAGGTFSGRGVVGNTFNPQVAGLGTHVITYSSNGTNGFCGSITQTIEVFLPTLDLGPELVICPGSTTPVQLTTNLAGGVWTGLHVTPNGVFTPPAGLKGSVVLTYSITAPCAVSATRKITVAPQPNIKASLANACQSDPAIAGYAPFNALFANTTSGGTGWLWDFGDGAQSTLKEPRHQYAQPGTYTVKLTVMYGNGCQEQVEVGKLVVVDSKVPNIFTPNDDGVNDTFVQRFSCLPTSLTIYNRWGRLVYQNSNYQQNWKGDDLSEGTYFYLLKDTEGNTAKGWVEIVR, from the coding sequence GTGGCGAAGTTCAACGCCAATGGCAAAAGCCTGGCCGGGGCCACTTTCCTGGGCACCTCTGTGTATGACCAAACCTATTTCTTGCAGTTAGACCAGGCAGAGAACGTGTATGTGCTGGGCCAGACCATGGGCGAATATCCCACCACCGCTGGTACGTTCAAGACCACGGCGGGGCGGCAATTCATCCATAAGCTCAACAATGCGTTAAACGCCACCATCTTTTCTACCGTGTTTGGGGCGGGTAGACCTACCATTGACATTTCACCCACGGCGTTTCTGGTAGATGACTGCGAGCGCATTTATGTGGCCGGCTGGGGCGGGGGCAGTAACATAGGCTATGGCAACGGAAACACCATTGGCCTGCCCACCACGGCCAGAGCGGTGCAAACCACCACAGACGGCATGGACTTTTACCTGGCCCAGTTCAGCAATGACGCCAAAAAACTCCTGTACGGCACTTTTTACGGCGGTGACCAGACCCTTACCAGGGGCAGCGGCGAGCACGTAGACGGCGGCACCAGCCGATTTGACAAACGGGGCTTTGTGTACCAGTCTGTCTGCGGCGGTTGCGGCGGCAAGTCCAACTTCCCTATTCCACCGGGCGCCAACACGTACTCACCTACTAACCTGAGCTTTAACTGTAACAATGCGTCTTTCAAGTTCAACTTTGTGGAAGAGTTGGAAGCCAGCGCCGGCCAGGACACGGTGTTATGTTCCAACAGTCCTGCCATGCTGCTGACTGGATCTCCCTTGGGAGGAGTCTGGTCTGGGGCAGGCGTTTCTTCTGTGAACGGCATTTACATTTTCAGGCCCACAGAGGCGCTTATTGGCAAGGTCAACCTCACCTACACCATTACCGGCACCGGCACGTGCAGCGTCTCTGATGCGAAAGTGGTAACCGTCCAGAATCCTACGCCGCATACCATTTCCATGCCTGCCACAAAATTCTGCTCTAACAACCCAGTCGCTATTGCCATGACGGGTTCGCCGGCGGGGGGCACCTTCTCAGGCCGAGGCGTGGTGGGCAACACCTTCAACCCACAGGTGGCGGGCCTGGGCACCCACGTAATCACCTACAGCAGCAACGGGACTAACGGCTTTTGCGGAAGCATTACTCAAACCATAGAAGTCTTTCTTCCTACCCTGGATTTAGGTCCTGAGCTGGTCATCTGTCCTGGTTCCACCACGCCAGTGCAACTGACTACCAACTTAGCAGGCGGCGTCTGGACAGGACTGCATGTCACGCCAAACGGCGTTTTCACGCCTCCCGCTGGCTTGAAAGGGTCAGTTGTGCTTACCTACTCCATCACGGCTCCCTGCGCCGTCTCAGCCACCAGAAAAATTACGGTGGCGCCGCAGCCCAACATCAAGGCCTCTCTGGCCAACGCTTGTCAAAGTGATCCTGCCATTGCCGGGTATGCTCCGTTTAATGCGCTGTTTGCCAACACCACTTCTGGCGGCACCGGCTGGCTCTGGGATTTTGGGGATGGTGCGCAGTCCACGCTCAAAGAGCCGCGCCACCAGTACGCCCAGCCCGGCACCTACACGGTAAAATTGACCGTGATGTATGGCAACGGATGCCAGGAACAAGTAGAAGTAGGCAAACTAGTAGTAGTGGACAGCAAAGTGCCCAATATCTTCACGCCCAATGACGATGGCGTCAATGACACTTTTGTGCAACGCTTCAGCTGCCTGCCTACGTCCCTGACCATCTATAACCGGTGGGGCAGGCTGGTGTACCAGAACAGCAACTACCAACAAAACTGGAAAGGAGACGATCTCTCTGAGGGCACCTACTTCTATCTGCTCAAAGACACGGAAGGCAATACCGCCAAAGGCTGGGTAGAGATTGTGAGATAA
- the msrA gene encoding peptide-methionine (S)-S-oxide reductase MsrA translates to MRHFLFLFMILLGFTSCAQSQNKKQTTKRSQSTTTTAPVPKEGLAVATFAGGCFWCTEESAEKLKGVHEVVSGYTGGTVKNPTYEQVSSGMTGHAEAVQIHYDPKVISYQTLLEAFFAAHDPTTLNRQGPDVGTQYRSAIFYKTPEEKAQIDAYIAKLNSARAFQAPIVTQVEPLKEFYPAEDYHQDFYKTNPDNPYMQSVSKPKLEKFKKKMEGKLKDEE, encoded by the coding sequence ATGAGACACTTCCTCTTCCTTTTCATGATACTGTTGGGCTTTACGTCCTGCGCGCAGAGCCAGAACAAAAAGCAGACAACCAAACGCAGCCAATCCACGACCACTACCGCGCCGGTTCCTAAAGAGGGCTTGGCCGTGGCCACGTTTGCGGGTGGCTGCTTCTGGTGCACCGAAGAATCTGCTGAAAAACTCAAGGGCGTGCACGAGGTGGTTTCTGGCTATACCGGCGGTACCGTTAAAAACCCCACCTATGAGCAGGTGAGCAGTGGCATGACGGGCCACGCCGAGGCCGTCCAGATTCACTATGACCCCAAAGTGATCAGCTACCAAACCTTGCTGGAAGCCTTCTTCGCGGCCCATGACCCTACCACGCTCAACCGCCAGGGACCAGACGTGGGCACTCAATACCGGTCTGCCATCTTCTACAAAACCCCAGAGGAGAAAGCCCAGATTGACGCCTACATTGCCAAACTAAACAGCGCCCGCGCGTTTCAGGCGCCCATTGTCACGCAGGTAGAACCGTTAAAAGAATTCTACCCCGCCGAAGACTACCATCAGGATTTCTACAAGACCAATCCAGACAACCCGTATATGCAAAGCGTCTCCAAACCCAAGCTGGAGAAGTTCAAGAAGAAAATGGAAGGCAAACTTAAGGACGAGGAATAA
- a CDS encoding PAS domain-containing protein, producing the protein MTVLSASSIALDLGSIFRALPSLHLILSPDFIILEASDTYLANTFKTRSILGEYVFDVFPDNPQQQDADGVQNLKLSLEYALQYKEPHKMEVQRYDILHGTDFEIKYWQALNTPVLSPTGNVLYLVHTVEDITARYLQEKEQDLVKGSMNVIVEASGGVSWEYDIKNERFFWGENFEQVFGHCAPADGEPPSIWETRVHPQDYPLLRANIRQGIEKREKVWRGKYRFLKANGHYTQVIDHGYILYNEEGEPYRMMGTLLDVEQQQETQRLAKENLERFELMAKATNDVIWDWNLLDDSIWWNDGFKVTFGYQDKDIEHDVQSWYSRLHPEDTARVMEGIHKVIDSDQGIHWQDEYRFRKADGSYADIFDRGIIARDPTGKPHRMIGAMMDLTEKNKSAADLKASEEHVRGLLEGIPAIAWVAGADGYIHYYNKAWYTYTGTSTAEQGWEAIVHPEDLAATQAAWQKALATGKEYVNEARLRRAADGQYRYFTMRATPLRDQAGTIQTWIGVDTDIQEQKDIQQKLRERDEYVKRMLSQSPVQFAVLKGANWLIDFATPQFKQLVGSRDIVGKPFKSALSELKSQGFFEIIENVYATGRTYVGNESPAFLDRTGNGQLELGYFNFVYQPLFDEHHAVEGIMILIVEVTEQVLVRQEAEQLAQDLKVSHERTLHLLEALPHMTFTTLPTGDVDYYSPKWYDGFLGTSFENLKGWGWQNYLHPDDLERTITQWKKALATGHEFEIENRWRSKTDGQYRWFLIRGVPIRDAGDTIIQWVGTHTYIEDQKRMLLALEESTKNFMFLADSMPQLVWTTDPAGYHDYFNRQWIEYTGYDVEASKGDTMWNNLVHPEDQARASARWQHSLRTGEPYEVEYRFKRARDGEWRWFLGRALPQLNADGLIVKWFGTCTDIEDQKHNEALMEQTNLELMNINEDLDSFVYTASHDLKLPIINMASIFKELTHSATFQDPDANLLIGMFNKSLTQIQGTIHDLAEIVKVQKNIDAQQEEVVLDDLVNEVKLSIQDLLHRNDAHITTQFVAAPSLNFSRVNLKSILYNLVSNAVKYRSPLRTPEVTIFSEREGDYLVLTVQDNGMGLDMERHGAKLFQMFKRFHNHVDGSGLGLYIVNRIMQKNGGRIDVQSQLGQGTTFTLYFKESL; encoded by the coding sequence ATGACCGTTCTTTCTGCATCCAGCATTGCCCTTGACCTTGGGTCAATCTTCAGGGCCCTGCCGAGCTTGCACCTGATTCTCTCCCCAGACTTCATCATTCTGGAGGCCAGTGACACTTACCTCGCCAATACGTTCAAGACCAGGTCTATTTTGGGCGAATACGTGTTTGACGTGTTCCCAGACAATCCCCAGCAGCAAGACGCAGACGGCGTTCAAAACCTGAAGCTTTCCCTGGAATACGCCCTGCAGTACAAAGAGCCGCACAAAATGGAAGTGCAGCGGTATGACATTCTCCACGGCACTGACTTTGAGATAAAATACTGGCAAGCCCTAAATACGCCCGTTCTCAGCCCCACCGGCAATGTGCTGTACCTGGTGCACACGGTAGAAGACATTACCGCCAGGTACCTGCAGGAAAAAGAGCAGGACCTGGTAAAAGGCAGCATGAACGTGATCGTGGAGGCCTCTGGCGGCGTTTCCTGGGAGTATGACATCAAAAACGAAAGATTCTTCTGGGGCGAGAACTTTGAGCAAGTGTTTGGCCACTGCGCACCAGCAGACGGGGAACCGCCTTCTATTTGGGAGACCCGCGTGCACCCCCAGGACTATCCCCTTTTGCGGGCAAACATCCGGCAGGGCATTGAAAAAAGAGAAAAAGTCTGGAGGGGCAAATACCGCTTCTTAAAAGCCAACGGCCACTATACCCAGGTCATAGACCATGGCTACATCCTCTACAATGAAGAAGGAGAACCCTACCGCATGATGGGCACCCTCCTAGACGTAGAACAGCAGCAGGAAACCCAACGGCTGGCCAAGGAGAACCTGGAGCGCTTTGAACTCATGGCCAAGGCCACCAATGACGTCATCTGGGACTGGAACCTGCTAGATGACTCCATCTGGTGGAACGACGGCTTCAAAGTCACGTTTGGTTACCAAGACAAAGACATTGAGCATGACGTCCAGTCCTGGTACAGCCGCCTACACCCAGAAGACACGGCCCGCGTCATGGAGGGCATTCACAAGGTCATTGACTCTGACCAGGGCATCCACTGGCAGGACGAGTACCGGTTCAGAAAGGCAGACGGTTCTTACGCAGACATCTTTGACCGGGGCATCATAGCCCGTGACCCAACGGGCAAGCCTCACCGCATGATTGGGGCCATGATGGACCTCACGGAGAAGAACAAGTCCGCCGCAGATCTAAAAGCCAGTGAAGAGCATGTACGCGGCCTGTTGGAAGGCATTCCGGCCATTGCCTGGGTGGCCGGGGCAGACGGATACATCCATTACTACAACAAGGCCTGGTACACCTACACGGGCACTAGCACGGCAGAACAAGGCTGGGAGGCCATTGTGCACCCAGAAGACCTGGCCGCCACCCAGGCCGCCTGGCAAAAGGCTCTGGCCACGGGCAAAGAATATGTGAACGAGGCTCGTTTACGGCGGGCCGCAGACGGCCAGTACCGCTATTTCACCATGCGGGCTACTCCCCTGCGGGACCAGGCCGGTACTATTCAAACCTGGATTGGCGTAGACACAGACATACAGGAACAGAAAGACATTCAGCAGAAACTGCGCGAGCGCGATGAGTACGTTAAGCGCATGCTGTCCCAGTCGCCGGTGCAATTTGCGGTGCTCAAGGGAGCCAACTGGCTCATTGACTTCGCCACGCCCCAGTTCAAGCAACTGGTGGGCAGCCGGGACATTGTGGGCAAACCCTTCAAGTCTGCGTTATCTGAATTAAAGAGCCAGGGGTTCTTTGAGATCATCGAGAACGTGTACGCTACGGGTAGAACCTACGTGGGCAACGAGTCTCCCGCCTTTCTGGACAGAACCGGCAACGGGCAGTTAGAACTGGGCTACTTCAACTTTGTGTACCAGCCGCTCTTTGATGAACACCACGCCGTGGAAGGCATCATGATTTTGATAGTGGAGGTCACCGAGCAGGTGCTGGTACGCCAGGAGGCCGAGCAGCTGGCCCAAGACCTCAAGGTGTCACATGAGCGCACCCTGCACCTGCTGGAGGCCCTGCCGCACATGACCTTCACCACCCTGCCCACCGGCGATGTGGACTATTACAGCCCTAAATGGTATGACGGTTTTCTGGGCACGTCGTTTGAGAACCTCAAAGGCTGGGGCTGGCAGAACTACCTGCACCCAGATGACCTGGAGCGCACCATTACACAATGGAAGAAAGCCCTGGCAACCGGCCATGAGTTTGAGATTGAAAACCGCTGGCGGTCTAAGACAGACGGCCAGTACCGGTGGTTCTTAATAAGAGGCGTGCCTATTAGAGACGCTGGAGACACCATCATCCAGTGGGTGGGCACGCATACGTACATAGAAGACCAGAAGCGCATGTTGCTGGCGCTGGAGGAGAGCACCAAGAACTTCATGTTTTTGGCAGACAGCATGCCGCAGCTGGTCTGGACCACAGACCCAGCTGGCTACCATGACTACTTTAACCGCCAATGGATAGAGTACACAGGCTATGACGTAGAGGCCAGCAAAGGCGACACCATGTGGAACAACCTGGTGCACCCAGAAGACCAGGCCCGCGCCTCTGCCCGCTGGCAGCACTCTTTGAGAACCGGTGAGCCCTATGAGGTAGAGTATCGGTTCAAGCGCGCCAGAGACGGAGAATGGCGCTGGTTCCTGGGCCGGGCCCTCCCGCAGCTGAACGCAGACGGCCTCATTGTGAAATGGTTTGGCACCTGCACAGACATTGAAGACCAGAAACACAACGAGGCACTCATGGAGCAGACCAACCTGGAACTCATGAACATCAATGAAGACCTGGATAGCTTTGTGTACACGGCCAGCCATGACTTGAAACTGCCCATCATCAACATGGCCAGCATCTTTAAGGAACTCACCCATAGCGCCACCTTCCAGGACCCAGACGCCAACCTATTGATTGGCATGTTCAACAAGTCCCTCACGCAGATACAAGGCACCATTCATGACCTGGCAGAGATTGTGAAGGTGCAAAAGAACATAGACGCGCAGCAGGAAGAAGTGGTCCTGGATGACTTGGTGAACGAGGTGAAACTCAGCATTCAGGATCTGTTGCACAGAAACGACGCCCACATCACCACCCAGTTCGTGGCGGCACCTTCTCTCAACTTCTCACGGGTGAACCTCAAGAGCATCTTGTACAACCTGGTAAGCAATGCCGTAAAATACCGTTCTCCCCTGCGCACACCAGAGGTAACCATTTTTTCTGAGCGCGAGGGAGACTATCTGGTACTCACCGTCCAGGACAACGGCATGGGGCTGGACATGGAGCGGCACGGGGCCAAACTGTTCCAGATGTTCAAGCGGTTCCACAACCACGTTGACGGCTCTGGCCTGGGCCTTTACATCGTGAACCGCATCATGCAGAAGAACGGGGGCCGCATAGACGTGCAGAGCCAGTTGGGCCAGGGCACCACCTTCACCCTTTATTTTAAAGAAAGCCTGTAA
- a CDS encoding histidine kinase has product MNQAQIDFQQLRIKHILFKSKVRSVLYGGTIDEAFFSSAGPISVWFSTVGLKYQREAEMFEAKQVYQNLESTARSLFSLYNNGKMEQAQNGLNEIESLSEKFVAVLSKLEAKLIR; this is encoded by the coding sequence ATGAATCAGGCGCAGATAGATTTTCAGCAACTAAGAATTAAACACATTCTGTTTAAGTCAAAGGTGCGTTCTGTGCTGTACGGTGGCACCATAGACGAGGCGTTTTTCTCCAGTGCTGGTCCCATTTCCGTTTGGTTTTCTACTGTGGGCCTCAAATACCAGCGCGAAGCCGAGATGTTTGAGGCAAAGCAAGTGTATCAAAACCTGGAGTCCACGGCACGCTCCCTGTTCAGTCTTTACAACAATGGCAAGATGGAGCAGGCCCAAAACGGCTTGAACGAGATAGAATCCCTCTCTGAAAAATTTGTAGCGGTGCTGTCTAAATTAGAAGCCAAGCTGATCCGCTAG